In Chloracidobacterium sp., the following proteins share a genomic window:
- a CDS encoding glycosyltransferase family 2 protein, translating into MEQSVFWACVSVLSYVYVGYPLLAWLVGRLSPKPVRIGALEPTVTVLITAFNEASSIRGKIENTLKLDYPADKLEILVASDGSTDGTDDIVREFECHGVKLFRQEGRVGKTITQNNALRQASGEIILFSDATTIYREDSLKALLPAFADDTVGCVAGRLVYRNVERSNVGKGARGYWGYETQLKMSESRACSLIGASGCLYAVRRSAYEPMYAEACSDFLISSLLYRKGLRTVFEPDAICYEDTNREAGNELSMRVRVIVQTFTDLWRNRDMMNPLKRGFFAVELISHKLLRYAVPLVLIVLLASNAMLASGSAFYSMTLLIQLTFYLMALAGWITERTGHRLTLLAMPLYFVLANVASLVAFYKFLRGERLARWEPIRDSQ; encoded by the coding sequence GTGGAACAGTCAGTCTTTTGGGCATGCGTCAGTGTGCTGAGTTACGTGTATGTCGGCTATCCACTGCTGGCATGGCTCGTCGGTCGCCTTTCTCCAAAGCCTGTGCGGATCGGAGCCCTCGAACCGACCGTCACCGTACTGATAACAGCTTTTAACGAGGCCTCGTCGATACGCGGAAAGATCGAGAATACCCTGAAACTCGACTATCCTGCCGATAAACTTGAGATACTGGTCGCATCTGACGGATCAACCGATGGCACAGACGACATCGTTCGTGAATTCGAGTGCCACGGCGTTAAGTTGTTTCGACAAGAGGGACGCGTCGGCAAGACCATCACGCAAAACAACGCCCTTCGTCAGGCATCCGGCGAGATCATCCTTTTTTCCGATGCGACCACGATCTACCGCGAAGATTCGCTCAAGGCCCTTCTGCCGGCCTTCGCCGACGACACCGTCGGCTGTGTCGCAGGACGGCTCGTTTATCGTAACGTCGAAAGGTCAAATGTCGGGAAAGGTGCCCGCGGCTACTGGGGCTATGAGACGCAGCTCAAGATGTCCGAGAGCCGCGCCTGCTCGCTGATCGGTGCATCGGGCTGTCTTTATGCTGTTCGCCGCTCGGCATATGAGCCAATGTATGCCGAGGCATGCTCAGATTTTCTCATTTCCTCATTGCTCTATCGCAAAGGCCTTCGGACCGTGTTCGAGCCGGATGCTATTTGCTACGAAGACACTAACCGCGAAGCCGGAAACGAACTTAGCATGCGTGTCCGCGTGATCGTGCAGACGTTTACGGACCTCTGGCGGAATCGCGATATGATGAACCCGCTAAAACGCGGTTTCTTCGCCGTCGAGCTCATTTCACACAAGTTGCTGCGTTATGCGGTGCCGCTCGTCCTCATCGTACTGTTAGCTTCGAATGCTATGTTAGCATCGGGTTCCGCATTCTATTCGATGACCCTGCTCATCCAGCTTACGTTCTATCTTATGGCCCTCGCAGGTTGGATAACTGAACGAACTGGCCACCGGCTGACGCTGCTTGCCATGCCGCTCTATTTCGTCCTCGCAAACGTAGCCTCACTCGTCGCATTCTATAAGTTTCTGCGTGGCGAGCGGCTCGCGAGATGGGAACCGATACGAGATTCTCAGTGA
- a CDS encoding glycosyltransferase family 2 protein has protein sequence MISHADHIISKRVGRNVFETPPRVSVVIPAYNVAGYIGETLDSVIGQKFREHEIIVVNDGSPDTDAFERALHTRLEDIVYIKQRNLGAGPTRNTAIEHARGDVIAFLDGDDVWLPDFLASQLVYLERHHLDMVYCDAFLFGMNNAYRRTFMESAPSNGEANFDSILDLRCNVITSGTLARKQAILDAGGFELERVRAHDFHLWLRMAKNGAKIGYQTKPLVKYRVHSDNLSGDSISRVEREIDAFERVRRTIELRPQQHEIVTARLAGLEADLAVEQGKSYLLKGEHREAALAFRVANRHRRSLKLTMAAVLASVAPSTLIKFMQKHRSEDLALVRR, from the coding sequence ATGATCAGTCACGCCGATCACATCATCAGCAAGCGCGTCGGGCGCAACGTCTTTGAGACGCCGCCGCGAGTCTCTGTGGTCATTCCGGCATACAACGTTGCCGGGTACATCGGCGAGACACTTGATTCGGTCATCGGCCAGAAGTTTCGCGAGCACGAGATCATTGTCGTCAATGACGGCTCGCCCGATACCGATGCGTTTGAACGTGCACTTCATACGCGCCTCGAGGATATAGTCTATATCAAACAGCGAAACCTCGGTGCCGGCCCGACACGCAACACTGCCATCGAACATGCCCGCGGCGACGTCATCGCATTCCTCGACGGCGATGACGTCTGGTTGCCTGATTTCCTCGCGTCGCAGCTTGTTTATCTCGAGCGTCATCATCTCGATATGGTCTATTGCGACGCATTCCTCTTCGGAATGAACAACGCCTATCGACGCACGTTTATGGAAAGCGCTCCGTCCAATGGCGAAGCGAACTTTGACAGCATTCTCGACCTGCGGTGCAACGTAATAACGTCAGGAACGCTTGCGAGGAAGCAGGCAATCCTGGATGCCGGTGGGTTTGAACTCGAGCGCGTTCGAGCGCACGACTTTCACCTATGGCTGAGAATGGCGAAAAATGGGGCAAAAATCGGCTATCAGACAAAACCACTGGTCAAGTACCGCGTCCATTCTGACAATTTGTCGGGCGACTCGATCAGCCGCGTCGAGCGCGAGATCGACGCTTTTGAGCGTGTTCGCCGGACGATCGAGCTTAGGCCGCAGCAACACGAGATCGTTACGGCCCGCCTCGCCGGCCTCGAAGCCGATCTCGCCGTCGAGCAGGGCAAATCTTACCTACTGAAAGGCGAGCACCGCGAGGCCGCCCTAGCCTTTCGAGTTGCAAACCGACATCGGCGATCGCTCAAGCTGACGATGGCCGCCGTTCTGGCATCTGTCGCTCCATCGACACTAATCAAGTTTATGCAA